Below is a window of Rhodopseudomonas sp. P2A-2r DNA.
TTTTATATGTGCGACGCGCCGGGAGCGATCCGGAGTTGGCTCCGGATCGCCCGCGGCGCGCCCCATCCTTTAGAGCAGAGTGCGATCGAACGCAAAACAGGTATCGGCGTATGCTGAACAAACGCCGATTTTGCGCCTTACGGCTTGGCTGCGACGGACTCCGCCGGCTTGCCCGACGGATGGGCAAAGAAGCGGAAGAACTCCGAATCCGGCCGCAGCAGGAAGCGGGTGTCGTTGTTCTTGAGCCCGTTCTCATAGGCGGTCATGGAGCGGTAGAACGCGAAGAAGTCGGCGTCCTTGCCATAGGATTCGGCGAACAGACGGTTGCGCTCGCCGTCGCCCTCGCCGCGCACCTGCTCGGCCTTCGAGTTGGCCTCGGCGATGATCACCGTGGCTTCGCGATCCGCCTTGGAACGGATCTCCTGGGCCTTCTGGCCGCCCTGGGCGCGGAACTCGGCGGCCTCACGCTGCCGCTCGGTCTGCATCCGCTGATAGACCGCCTGGCTGTTCTGCTCGGGCAGATCGGCGCGGCGGATCCGGACGTCGACAACGGAAATGCCGTAGCCGTCGGCCTCCTTGTCGAGCTGGTCGCGGATCTTGTTCATCAGACCCTCGCGTTCGTCACGCACGACCTGGATGAAGGTGACCTCGCCGAGCACCCGGCGCAGCGACGCGTTGAGCAGCGTGGTGAGCTGGATGTTGGCGGCCTGGATCGACCCGATGCTCTGGTAGAAGCGCAGCGCGTTCTTGATGCGATAACGCGCGAACGCATCCACCACGAGGCGTTTCTGGTCGGAGGCGATCACTTCCTGCGCCGGATTCTCGAGATCGAGAATCCGCTTGTCGATGGAGATCACGCTGTCGATGAACGGCACCTTGAAGTTGAGGCCGGGCTCGGTGACGACACGGACCGGCTCGCCGAGCCGAACCACCAGAACCTGTTCGGTCTGGCTGACGGTGAACAGCGAGCTGAAGCCGATGACGACGACGAACAGCGCGACGACGAGCGCGACGATACCTGAAATTCCGGACTTCATCGGGTGCTCCCGCTCTGCTGTTGCGGCTGCACAGGTGTCGCCGGGGGCTGCCGCCGCGGCGACAGTTCATTCAGGGGAAGATAGGGCAGAACGCCCTGCGCGTTGGCACCGCCGTCATAGACCAGCTTCTCGGCGCCGCCGAGAATCCGCTCCATGGTTTCGAGATAGATGCGCTGGCGGGTCACTTCGGGCGCCTTCTTGTATTCGTCGTAGACTTTCAGGAAGCGCGCGCTCTGGCCCTTGGCCTCGGCGACCGCCTGCTCCTTGTAGCCTTCGGCGACCTGGAGGATTTGCGAGCCACGACCGCGCGCATCGGGAACGACACGGTTGGCGTAGGTCTGCGCTTCGTTCTGCAGGCGCTCGAGATCGGCACGCGCGGCCTGCACGTCGCGGAACGCGTCGATGACCTGGGCCGGCGGATCGACCTTCTGCATCTGCACCTGCTGGACCAGGATGCCGGCGCCATAGCTGTCGAGCGTCTTCTGCATCAGCTCCTGAACGTTGGCCTCGGTGGTGGTACGGGCGCCGGTGAGGATCGGCTGGATGTTGGCGCGGCCCACCACTTCACGCATGGCGCTTTCGGCGACCGCTTTCACGGTGCCTTCGGGGTTCTGGATGTTGAACAGGAAGTTGCCGACGCCGTCCGGCTTGATGCGCCACAGCACCGTGAAATCGACGTCGACGATGTTCTCGTCGCCGGTCAGCATCAGGCTTTCCTCGGGCACGTCACGCATGGTGCGTCCGCGCCGGCCGGGATCGTCGCCCAGCGTCATGCCGATGCTCAGCGTCGAGACGCGCAGCGCCTTCGGCAACAGCACGGTCTCGATCGGATAGGGCAGATGATAGTTCAGGCCGGGCTGCACGGTGCGCACATGCTTGCCGAAGCGCAGGACAACGCCGAGTTCTTCCGACTGCACGCGGAAGAATCCGGACAGGCCCCAGATCGCCACCGCAGCGACGAGCACCAGCAGGATGCCCATGCCGCTGACGAAGCCGCCGGGCAGCAGCGACTGCAGACGGTCCTGTCCGCGGCGCAGCAGATCCTCGAGATCAGGCGGCCTCGGGCCGGACGATTGCGGACCCGAACCCCAGGGTCCTTTCGGACCAGAGCTCCACGGGCCTCCGCCTTGATTCTTCCACGGCATTCAAATCTCCTCGGCGCGGGCGCTGGACCGAAGTCCAGCCTCGCATGGTCAGCACGGCTTTATAGGGGACCGTCCGGCACCTTACAACGCAGGTCGTTACGTGCAGGAGCTATGCTTAACCCCTGATTGTCAATGCAGAACATCGCCGGATGCGGTTAATGCCGGCGGGGCGACTATATGGCGCGGGGGCCGCTCTTATGCCGCTCATATGTCACATAGGAGAAATCGGCGCTGTCATCCGGGCCGGCAGGATGCTTGATGCGCGCCACTTCGTCCCATTCCGCGGCATCAATGGCAGGAAACACGGTGTCGCCATCGGGCCTGGCATGAACCTCGGTGATTTCGAGCCGATCGGCGATCCCCATCCATTGCGCATAAATGTCGGCGCCGCCGATCACCGCAATCTCAGTGGCTAAACGCCGCAGCGCATCGCCCTGCGCCACCATGCGGGCAGCTTCCATCGAGGTCGTGACCACAGCGCCCGCAGCCTGGTACTGCGCGTCGCGCGTGATGACGATGTGGGTTCTCCCGGGCAGCAGCCGAGGCAGCGACTCGAAGGTTTTGCGGCCCATGACGATGGGCTTGCTCATGGTCAGCGCCTTGAAGCGCTGCATGTCGGACTTCAGCCGCCACGGGATCGCGTTGCCCTGCCCGATCACGCCGTTCTCGGCGACAGCAACGACGAAGACGATCGCGATGCTGGACTTGTTAGTCGCGTTCAAACCGCGACCTCGGCCTTGATATGCGGGTGCGGATCGTACCCTTCCAGCGTGAAGTCTTCATAGCGAAAAGCAAAAATGTCCTTCACCTCGGGATTGATGGTCATCACCGGCAGCGGCCGCGTCGGGCGGGTCAGCTGCAGCCGCGCCTGTTCGAGGTGATTGGAATACAGATGCGCGTCACCGAGCGTGTGGATGAAGTCGCCCGGCTTCAGCCCGGTGACCTGCGCCACCATCATCGTCAGCAACGCGTAGGACGCGATGTTGAAGGGCACGCCGAGAAACACGTCGGCGGAACGCTGGTACAACTGGCAGGACAGCTTGCCGTTCGCCACGTAGAACTGAAACAGGCAGTGGCACGGCGGCAGTGCCATCTTGTCGACGTCGGCAGGATTCCACGCCGTCACGATCAGCCGGCGCGAATCCGGATTGCGCTTGATCATCTCGACCACGTTGGCGATCTGGTCGATCGCCCGGCCGTCGGCCGCCGGCCACGAGCGCCACTGCGAACCGTAGACCGGGCCAAGATCGCCATTGGCGTCGGCCCATTCGTCCCAGATCGAGACGCCGTTATCCTTGAGATACTTGATGTTGGTGTCGCCGGCCAGAAACCACAGCAGTTCGTGAATGATCGCCTTCAGCGGCAGCTTCTTGGTGGTCAGCATCGGGAAGCCCGCCGCCAAGTTGAAGCGCGTCTGGTGGCCGAACACCGACAACGTGCCGGTGCCGGTACGGTCATGTTTTTCCGCGCCGTCGGCGAGGATCCGCTCAAGCAGGTCGTGATATTGATTCATGTCGGCAACTGCGAGCCTTGGAGTGGCGTGGGAGCCGGCGAACCTAGCGCCCAATCGCCGACTGGACAGCCACGATTCGACGCTGACACCGGATTATACCCTGGAAAATGGCCCCCTGCCCCGCAAACGGCAAGGGCCGGATCCTGGGATCCGGCCCTTGAAATCACGCCACAATCTGGCGCGTGGTCACATGGTGGGCTTGAGCACCGCCGACCATTTGGCGACTTCGCTCTTCACCAGGGTTGCCAGCGCGGCCTGGGTGCGGCCTTCCGCCTTCGGGATGTCCGATCCCAGATCGAGCAGCCGCTTACGGACGTTCTCGTCGTCCAGTGCCTTGGCGGCGGCGGCGTTCAGCTTGGCGAGGATCGGCGCGGGCGTCCCCTTGGGGGCGAAGATCGCGTTCCAGGCCGACACCTGATACTTCGGCAGGCCGGCTTCGGTGGTGGTCGGCAGGTCCGGCAGTGACGGGTTGCGCTCCGGTGTCGCCACCGCATAGGCCTTGATGGTGCCGCCATTGATCTGCGGCACGGCGTTGACGATCTGGTCGCACATGTAATCGACCTGGCCGCCGACCAGCGCGTTCATTGCGGGCCCGGTGCCGTTGAACGGAACCCCGGTCGGCTTGATCTCAAGTACCGAGTTGAGCAACTCGCAGGATGAGTAGGACACCGAGCCGATGCCGGCATGGGCCATGTTCATCTTGTCGGTGTTGGCCTTCACGTAAGCCACGAATTCCTTGAGGTCCTTGGCCGGAAAATCCTTCTTGGCAAGGATCAGGATCGGCGTGCCGGCGAGCAGCGCGACGGGCTCGAAATCCTTCTCGGGATGATAGGCCAGCTTCGGATAAAGCGGCACCGCGGCGGCATGGGTGCCCATGTGGCCGGTGATCAGCGTGTAGCCATCCGGATTGGCGCGCGCCGCGCGCGTGGTCGCGGTGGTGCCGCCTGCACCCACCACGTTCTCGATGATGATGCTCTGGCCCAGCGTCTTGGCCATCTCGGCAGTGACGATGCGGGCAATGATGTCGGTCGGTCCGCCGGCGGCGAACGGCACAATCATGGTGATCGAGCGGGTCGGATAGTCCTGGGCCTGGGCGGAAGCGGCAATCGATCCGAGGCCGGCCAGCGCGAGACCGGCGGTCGCAAGTGTGCGACGAAGGTAGTTCATGGCGTTCTCCCCGAAATTTTATGTCATCGCCAGCGCGATACATTCCGGGCAACTGAATACACGCCGCGGCCCGAAGTCCATTCGACTTCGGGCCGCGGCGCAACGCCGCAGGTCAGTTTTCGGATTCGACGAACACCTCGTCGCGCTTCTTCCGCAAGGAGGGAAGCAGCGCCAGCACCAGCAGGAAGGCCGAGATCGCCATCAGGCTCGCCGACAGCGGACGGGTGAAGAATACCGTCGCATCGCCGCGCGAGATCAGCAGGGCGCGGCGCAGGTTCTCTTCCATCAGCGGTCCCAGCACCATGCCGAGCAGCAACGGCGCCGGCTCGAAATCGTGCTTGATCAGCCAGTAGCCGAGCAGACCGAAGATGCCGGCCAGTACCACGTCCATCGGCGCGTTGTTCACCGAATAGATGCCGATGCAGCAGAACACCACGATCGACGGGAACATCAGGCGGTAGGGCACGCGCAACAGGCGGACCCAGATTCCGACCAGCGGCAGGTTGATCACCAGCAGCATCAGGTTGCCGACCCACATCGAGGCGATCATGCCCCAGACCAGTTCGGGCTGCTTCTGCATGACCTGCGGGCCGGGCACGATGCCATGGATGGTCATCGCGCCGACCATCAGCGCCATGACGGCGTTGGGCGGAATGCCCAACGTCAGCAGCGGAATGAACGAGGTCTGCGCCGCGGCGTTGTTGGCGCTTTCAGGCGCCGCGACACCTTCAATCGCGCCGCGGCCGAACCGCGACGGATCCTTGGCGAGCTTCTTCTCCAGCGTATAGGCCGCGAACGACGCGATCACCGCGCCGCCGCCTGGCAGGATGCCGAGGATCGAGCCCAGCACCGTTCCGCGCAGGATCGCCGGCGCAGAATCTTTCATGTCCTTGCGGGTCGGCATCAGGCCGGTGACCTTCTGCTGAACCAGTTCGCGATCGCCCTCGCCGCCCGCATCGAGGTTGCGGATGATCTCGGCAAAGCCGAACAGGCCCATCGCCACCGTGGCAAAGCCAAGGCCGTCGGCGAGTTCGGGGATGTTGAAGGACATGCGCGACGCGCCGGTCTCGATGTCGGAACCGACCATGGACAGCAGCAGGCCGAACACGATCATCGCGATCGCCTTCAGCACCGAGCCCTTGGCCAGCACCACCGCGAAGATCAGGCCGAGGACCATCAGCGAGAAATATTCCGCAGGTCCGAACGCCAGCGCCAGCTTGGTGAGCGGCGCGCCGAGCACCGCAATCAGCACAGTCGCAACGCAGCCGGCGAAGAACGAGCCGATCGCCGCAATCGCCAGCGCCGGACCGGCGCGGCCCTGCTTGGCCATCTGGAAACCGTCCAGTGCGGTCACGACAGAGCCAGCCTCACCGGGAATGTTGACCAGGATCGAGGTGGTGGAACCGCCGTATTGCGCGCCATAATAGATGCCGGCGAGCATGATCAGCGCACCGACGGGCGGCAGGCCGAAGGTGATCGGCAGCAGCATGGCCACCGTGGCGATGGTGCCGATGCCCGGCAGCACGCCGACCAGCGTGCCGACCAGCGCGCCGATCAGGCAGAGCAGGATGTTCATGGGAACGGGAATCGACAGGCCATGCAGGAACGCCGGCGACCACTGCACGAACTGGAAAACGACGCCGAAGCCGAGGCCGAGATTGGAGAAAAGATCGCCCATGATGCCCTCAGCGGTTCAGAAACGTCGGCAGCATCTGCATCGGCAGACCCAGCCCGTAGGGAAACAGAATCGCGCAGAACGCGGTGAGGCAGACGCCAACGATGAAGGTTTCCTTCCACCGCGTCTCATGGGTGCCGAGCGCAGCGATCATGAAGCTCGCCATCGCGGCGAAGATCATGCCCATCGGGCGAATGCTAACGGCGAAGCTCAGGATCGCCAGCGAGACGAACAGCGGTCCGCGCCAGGCATAAACCGCGAGCCTCGGCCCTTCGGTCAGCACGCCGACCAGCATGATGGCAAAGCCAAGCCCGAGCAGCAGGATGCCAAACATACGCGGCGCGGTTCCGGCACCAAAGGAGAAGCCCCGCATGCCCTGCAGGTCGCTGGAAGCCCAAAGTGCGAACGCCGCAATCGCGACCAAGGCGAGACCGCCAAAAAATCCTGCGGTGCCTTTATCCAGTTCGGCAGAACTGAATCCCCCGGCACATGGCTCGGCATATCACTCATCGGTCGGTTCCCCCTTGTAACGAGCCTGTCGCCCACGTCTTCTGGTTGGCTTCATTCAGCCTCCAGACCAAGCCTGCCTAGCGATTTTCATTGGAGAATGCCAGCGAAACCAAAACTGTCCCCACCACGCCATCACACAACAACCATAGCGGGTTGAGCCGCGTGGCAACCGACAAAACGGCGGCAACGGCCGATCGCGATCGCCGCTGGACAGACCAAAACCTGCCCCCAGGACTGGCCCCTCCGATCAACCGGAGGCCAGCCCGCCGTCAAGGCGCCAGCGGCAAGAAGCCGGAGTTCAACGGCAGCGCGGCTTTATCCCCCTCTATTTCCGTCCTATATTGGGGCTGCAGGCTTGCCTGGCGTGCTGACCTCGGGCTTAAGCCGGGATAGAATGAAACAGACGGCGCGAGTCGGCCACGGTATCGCCGCCGGCCCGCGTGTGGCTTTTGAACGACGGGACCGACCTGATGGCTACCGATCATATCCGATACGACGTCCTGGCCCGTGACGCGTTGCGCAGCGTGCTGCGCCGCGTGCTGACCGACGCCGCCGAACACGGCCTGCCGGGCGAGCACCATTTCTTCATCACCTTTGTTTCCACCGCCGACGGCGTGAAGCTGTCGCCCAGGCTGCTGGCGCAGTATCCGGAAGAAATGACGGTGATCCTGCAACACCAGTTCTGGGATCTGGTGGTGACCGAGGACCGCTTCGAGGTCGGGCTGTCGTTCAACGGCATTCCGGAGCGCCTAGTGGTGCCGTTCAACTCGATCAAGAGCTTCTTCGACCCGTCCGTGCAGTTCGGGCTGCAGTTCGAACCGTCCGAGACCGCGGCAGAAACGGCCAGTGCCAGCTTGGCTGCGGACCCAGCGCCCCCTGCTCCCCCGGCGCCGGGCGACGACGAGTCTCCAAAGCCGAGCGAAGGCGCCGAGGTCGTTCGCCTAGATCGTTTCCGCAAGAAATAAGCCTTCCGGCCATCAAGGATGCGCGCGCCGCGCAGCGGCACTAAACTTATGCGCCGCTCCGGCGTTGGTGTGGCCACCGCAACGGACAGCAACCCATGCCCCACGCCTCGAAGACCACCGGCTCTACCCGCACCGAGACTGACAGTTTCGGTCCTATCGAGGTGGCGGCCGACCGCTACTGGGGCGCGCAGACCGAACGATCGCGCCAGAACTTCCGCATCGGACATGACCGGATGCCGATGCCGATCATCCGCGCCCTCGGCATCGTCAAGCTCGCCGCAGCGCAAACCAATCTCGAACTCGGCCTGCTCGACCAGCGGCGTACCCGGGCCATCGTCCGCGCCGCACGCCAGGTGATCGACGGCAAGCTCGACGAAGAGTTCCCCCTGGTAGTGTGGCAGACTGGTTCTGGCACGCAGACCAACATGAACCTCAACGAGGTCATCGCCAACCGCGCCAACGAATTGCTCGGCGGCGAGCGCGGCAGCAAGAAGCCCGTGCATCCCAACGATCACGTCAACATGAGTCAGTCGTCGAATGACTCGTTTCCGACAGCGATGCACATCGCGGCAACCGAAGGTATATTGAAGCAACTCATTCCCGCTTTGGATGAACTATCAGTTGCGTTGCGCAAGAAGGAGAAGGCGTTCGCGACCATCGTCAAGATCGGGCGCACCCATACGCAGGATGCGACACCCCTGACATTGGGACAGGAATTCTCCGGCTATGCGGCGCAAGTCGAGAGCGGCATCGCGCGCCTGCGCAGCGCGGTGAAGGATCTTTACCCTCTGGCGCAGGGAGGCACCGCAGTCGGCACCGGCCTCAATTCAAAACCACGGTTCGCCAAGCTGTTTGCCAAACATGCGGCCGCGCTGACCAAGCTTCCCTTCGTCAGCGCGCCGAACAAGTTCGAGGCGCTTGCATCCAACGACGCATATGTCTTCGTGCACGGCGCCATCAACGCCGTCGCGACCGGCCTGTTCAAGATCGCCAACGACATCCGCCTGCTCGGATCGGGTCCCCGTTCCGGGCTCGGCGAACTGATCCTTCCGGAGAATGAGCCAGGCTCATCAATCATGCCGGGGAAGGTAAATCCGACACAATGTGAAGCGATGACAATGGTATGCTGCCAGGTATTCGGGAACCACACGGCCATCACGGTGGCCGGCAGCCAGGGTCATTTCGAGCTTAACGTGTACAAGCCGGTGATGGCGCATTGCATGATGCAGTCCATCCAATTGCTGGCGGATGTGTCGCGTTCCTTCACGGAAAACTGCGTAAGCGGGATTCGTGCCGACGAGAAAAGAATACAGGATCTGATGGAGCGATCGCTGATGCTCGTCACGGCCCTCGCGCCGAAGATCGGATATGATAACGCCGCCAAGGTGGCCAAAATTGCACACAGCAGTGGAACCACGTTGAAGGAAGAGGCTGTCCGGCTGGGCTTCGTAACGCCCATAGAATTTGACCGGCTCGTTCAGCCGATCAAAATGATACACCCTGGCTAGACGCGCAATCGACAGTAACTTCTTATTGAGGATGCGCTGGCGCCGAAATAGTTATAATTTATAAGGGCTAAGTGCTTAGACCGAACCTCTATCGTCGATGGTTTTCACCGTGATAGAGCAGAAGACGACAGCGAAAGGATTCGCAACGGTATATATTTTGTGACGTCGAGTGGAATAACGGAGTATTATTTGGTGTTTGAAACCAGATTTACTGCTCGAACGTACAACTACCGGATGGTGAGCTGAAAGTTATCGCTCAAGAATTTTTATTGAATGACAGGAGAGATCATGGGCGACCTGATCAATCTGAACCGATTTAAGAAACGTAGCGCGCGAGACGAAGCGGCCAAGCAAGCCGAGGTAAATCGTGCGCAGTTCGGCCGGACCAAAGCCGAGCGTAATTTGCAAGAGCAACGCACAATCCGTGCGAATAATTTGCTGGATCAGCATCACATTGATGGCGAGGACGCATCATGAAATCGCCCGTAGTTAAACGTTCAATCGTCGTCGCAGGTCACAAGACCAGCGTCAGCCTCGAAGAGGCGTTCTGGAACGGCATGAAGGAAATCTCGAACCTTCGGGACATGACACTCTCGGAGCTCGTCGGCGAGATCGATACGAATCGGCAGCAGGGCAATTTGTCCTCTGCAATTCGACTGTTCGTGCTGGACTACTTCCGTACGCGCGCTGTTCCGCATCGCCCCCAGGAACACAGCCTCACCATGTGAGCGCAACGGGCGCCTGCTTCAACTGATCCGATGCAGGCGTTCATCGTCGGTGCGCTCTCAAGGCCGCCGGGACCAGCTCGAGTTACTGTCGCGCTGAGTTCGCCGGCGGCGTCAGCACAAGCGGAGGCGCGGGCCGCGGCCTTGGCGAGCGTGCAGCACCGGGAGCAGGTCTGATTTCAATCGGCGCAGGCAACGGCGCAAGCTGCGGGCTGACCGATGGCGTAGTCGAATCCTGCGGCAACGCTGCAGGGCGTGGAAGCGCTGGCCGCGATGGCGTCCGGCGCGGATCGCGACCGGGAATCGGCACGTCCGCGGCCGGCGGTAAGGCCAGCAATTGCGAAGCCGAAGGCTCCGGCGGTTTTTCCGCGGGAACAATCGGTGCGATTGGCGCGACCGCTGCGGGCAGCGTGGCCGGCGGAACTTCACCGCGTTCGAGCGAATCCAGCCGGCGCGTTTCGCGATCGATGGCCCGCACTGCCAGCCACGACGACAGCGCCGCGATGTCCAAGGTGCGCTCGAGCCGGTCCGGCGATCCCGCCATAAACAATTGTATCTCGGGACGTGCGGTTCCCGATGCGCCGGCCATCGACGTCAGCGCAACGCGAACGTCGGTCTGGTCGGCAGCAAGGTCGTAGCCGCCCGAGACGATGGCGCGCGCACTGCCCCCATCGAGCGTGGTGGCGCCGACCCGCAAGCGACCGTCCTTGATGAGGAAGGGATCTGCGCGGCCGTCACCGGAAGCGCTGCGGTCGCCAGTGACCGTTCGACGATCTGCCGCAACCGGTTGTCGTCCGTGGCCTGCCCGCTGTCGCTGGCACGGATCGCAATATCGAAAGCGTCGGGGTTCAGCCCGGCGATCCGTGCCGCGTCGATGGAGAGCAAGCCGTTGCCGGACAGTGCCCCCTCCAGTCCGAATGCAGTACGGCCCTGGGTAGCAAGAGTCGCGCGCAGCGACACGCGACCGGACGGCATCGCCAGTGCACGATAGCGCAATGCTGCGCCATCGACGTTGGCCATCTGGATGCGGGCATTCAGAGCCAGGCCGGTCAGGCCTGGCTTGATGTCGATATCGGCGGTGACGTCGCCGCCGCCGACATTGCCCTTGATGCTCTCGATGCTGAGCGACTGCCCGTCGCTCTTGATGACACCGCTGAGCGGCCGCAGTTCGATGCCGCCCGGCAACGCGCCGCTCAGCGACTGAAACGCCAGCTGGCCGCGCCAGCCCTGCAGCAAGCCGCGGCCGAGCGGTTCCGTCGCATCATGCCCCCGGGCGCCAACCACGAGACCGAACGCCGGAGCGAGTTCGATGGCATCCATTCCGAGCTGACCGTCGATGGTCTTTTCGGTGCCGAAGGTGAGCGCGAGGCGACCGCGCAGCCGCGCGCCCGCCACTGTGCTGTCGATGTCGTCGAGCGTGAGCTTGCTGGCGGCCAGGGTCGCGCGGGCCGAAAAACCAATCGTCTGCGCCAGCGCGTCGGACGCCTTGAGATCGAACAGCGGCGCGACATTGGCACGGCGGACCGCGAGCGCGAGCACGGCTTTCGGCTGCTCAGCCCACGGTTCGGCCGTCCCCTGCGCGTCGGCGTCGAGCTCTGTACCTGCAAGCCTGACCTTGACGCGCAGCGGCGCGCGCCACGTCCCGGTCGCAGAGCCCTCGAACCCCAGCGGCGCATCTCCCGCAGCCAGCACGCCATTGAGACCGAGCAGTGTCAGCAGCTGCGATCCACGGTCCGCGGCAAGCCGGGATTCGACGGTGATTTCACTGCGCGACAGCGCGTCGATATCGAGGCTCCGCATGGCCGCAACGGACGGCGTCGCCGTGAAAGTCGTCACACCGCTGACCTGCGGCGCGGCGATATCAACCACGGCACGCGCGCTTGCGCGGTCGGGCTGGCTGCTATCCCGGCCGAGGTCGAAGGTCAGCTTGATATTCGTTCTACCTGGTGCAGGCGACAGCGTGTTCAGCCGCGCCGCCACCGCAGGCGCAAGGGGCGCCAGCAGCGCTGTCATTTTCGTCAGCGATGCCGACGCGGCGCTGAGCGCCAGTGTTCCGGTCGCCTCGGTCCGGTTGAACGAGCCGCTGCCTTCCAGCAACAGCGTGCTGGCTTCGCCGATTTTGAGACGGTCCAGCGATATCGTCTCCGGCCCGTAACCGAACTGCGCGACGAAAGGGTGCATTTCCTGACCGGCCGATACGGCGCGATCAATGTTCAGCGAGAGCTGGGCCACGTCCGGCCAATCACCGGGCGGCCCCGCGAGCGAACGCAGCAGCGCTGCTGCGGCATCGACATCCAGCCGGTCCGCCTTCACATCCGCCTCGAAGCGCGAAGCGCTACCCGCCGGATTCGAGAGCGCGACCCGCCCCTCGACGGTGCCGCCATCGATCTCGGCCTTGATCGCGTCGATCGCGAAACGATCCGCGGCCACGCTCACGTCGCCGCGCAGGCGGAGCGGCTTCTGGCTGCGGTAGGTGACCTCGCTGCGGCCCTGCAGCCAGGCAGCCAGCGTATCGGGGTCGTTGGAGTCGAGACTCACCGCGCCCTTGAAGTTGCCCGACGCAGCGCCCGGGGCGATCCCGCTCAGCGTGACGCGGGTCG
It encodes the following:
- the hflC gene encoding protease modulator HflC; the encoded protein is MKSGISGIVALVVALFVVVIGFSSLFTVSQTEQVLVVRLGEPVRVVTEPGLNFKVPFIDSVISIDKRILDLENPAQEVIASDQKRLVVDAFARYRIKNALRFYQSIGSIQAANIQLTTLLNASLRRVLGEVTFIQVVRDEREGLMNKIRDQLDKEADGYGISVVDVRIRRADLPEQNSQAVYQRMQTERQREAAEFRAQGGQKAQEIRSKADREATVIIAEANSKAEQVRGEGDGERNRLFAESYGKDADFFAFYRSMTAYENGLKNNDTRFLLRPDSEFFRFFAHPSGKPAESVAAKP
- the hflK gene encoding FtsH protease activity modulator HflK; amino-acid sequence: MPWKNQGGGPWSSGPKGPWGSGPQSSGPRPPDLEDLLRRGQDRLQSLLPGGFVSGMGILLVLVAAVAIWGLSGFFRVQSEELGVVLRFGKHVRTVQPGLNYHLPYPIETVLLPKALRVSTLSIGMTLGDDPGRRGRTMRDVPEESLMLTGDENIVDVDFTVLWRIKPDGVGNFLFNIQNPEGTVKAVAESAMREVVGRANIQPILTGARTTTEANVQELMQKTLDSYGAGILVQQVQMQKVDPPAQVIDAFRDVQAARADLERLQNEAQTYANRVVPDARGRGSQILQVAEGYKEQAVAEAKGQSARFLKVYDEYKKAPEVTRQRIYLETMERILGGAEKLVYDGGANAQGVLPYLPLNELSPRRQPPATPVQPQQQSGSTR
- a CDS encoding dihydrofolate reductase, which encodes MAIVFVVAVAENGVIGQGNAIPWRLKSDMQRFKALTMSKPIVMGRKTFESLPRLLPGRTHIVITRDAQYQAAGAVVTTSMEAARMVAQGDALRRLATEIAVIGGADIYAQWMGIADRLEITEVHARPDGDTVFPAIDAAEWDEVARIKHPAGPDDSADFSYVTYERHKSGPRAI
- a CDS encoding thymidylate synthase produces the protein MNQYHDLLERILADGAEKHDRTGTGTLSVFGHQTRFNLAAGFPMLTTKKLPLKAIIHELLWFLAGDTNIKYLKDNGVSIWDEWADANGDLGPVYGSQWRSWPAADGRAIDQIANVVEMIKRNPDSRRLIVTAWNPADVDKMALPPCHCLFQFYVANGKLSCQLYQRSADVFLGVPFNIASYALLTMMVAQVTGLKPGDFIHTLGDAHLYSNHLEQARLQLTRPTRPLPVMTINPEVKDIFAFRYEDFTLEGYDPHPHIKAEVAV
- a CDS encoding tripartite tricarboxylate transporter substrate-binding protein; this translates as MNYLRRTLATAGLALAGLGSIAASAQAQDYPTRSITMIVPFAAGGPTDIIARIVTAEMAKTLGQSIIIENVVGAGGTTATTRAARANPDGYTLITGHMGTHAAAVPLYPKLAYHPEKDFEPVALLAGTPILILAKKDFPAKDLKEFVAYVKANTDKMNMAHAGIGSVSYSSCELLNSVLEIKPTGVPFNGTGPAMNALVGGQVDYMCDQIVNAVPQINGGTIKAYAVATPERNPSLPDLPTTTEAGLPKYQVSAWNAIFAPKGTPAPILAKLNAAAAKALDDENVRKRLLDLGSDIPKAEGRTQAALATLVKSEVAKWSAVLKPTM
- a CDS encoding tripartite tricarboxylate transporter permease, producing MGDLFSNLGLGFGVVFQFVQWSPAFLHGLSIPVPMNILLCLIGALVGTLVGVLPGIGTIATVAMLLPITFGLPPVGALIMLAGIYYGAQYGGSTTSILVNIPGEAGSVVTALDGFQMAKQGRAGPALAIAAIGSFFAGCVATVLIAVLGAPLTKLALAFGPAEYFSLMVLGLIFAVVLAKGSVLKAIAMIVFGLLLSMVGSDIETGASRMSFNIPELADGLGFATVAMGLFGFAEIIRNLDAGGEGDRELVQQKVTGLMPTRKDMKDSAPAILRGTVLGSILGILPGGGAVIASFAAYTLEKKLAKDPSRFGRGAIEGVAAPESANNAAAQTSFIPLLTLGIPPNAVMALMVGAMTIHGIVPGPQVMQKQPELVWGMIASMWVGNLMLLVINLPLVGIWVRLLRVPYRLMFPSIVVFCCIGIYSVNNAPMDVVLAGIFGLLGYWLIKHDFEPAPLLLGMVLGPLMEENLRRALLISRGDATVFFTRPLSASLMAISAFLLVLALLPSLRKKRDEVFVESEN
- a CDS encoding tripartite tricarboxylate transporter TctB family protein → MVAIAAFALWASSDLQGMRGFSFGAGTAPRMFGILLLGLGFAIMLVGVLTEGPRLAVYAWRGPLFVSLAILSFAVSIRPMGMIFAAMASFMIAALGTHETRWKETFIVGVCLTAFCAILFPYGLGLPMQMLPTFLNR
- a CDS encoding SspB family protein — its product is MATDHIRYDVLARDALRSVLRRVLTDAAEHGLPGEHHFFITFVSTADGVKLSPRLLAQYPEEMTVILQHQFWDLVVTEDRFEVGLSFNGIPERLVVPFNSIKSFFDPSVQFGLQFEPSETAAETASASLAADPAPPAPPAPGDDESPKPSEGAEVVRLDRFRKK